One Halocalculus aciditolerans DNA segment encodes these proteins:
- a CDS encoding NAD(P)-dependent glycerol-1-phosphate dehydrogenase yields MFEKSSWIRLPRNVVLGSGVLDDVDEVVADVHLSGRPLVVTSPTPKAVAGARVRDALADAEMDPALAVVDEASFESVQQVIAEAEAVNAGYLVGVGGGKAIDIAKMASDELGVGFVSVPTAASHDGIVSGRGSVPEGDTRHSVAAAPPIVVVADTGVIADAPWELTTAGCADIISNYTAVKDWRLANRLKNVEYSEYAAALSEMTAELLVERADSIRPGLEESAWVVVKALVSSGVAMSIADSSRPASGAEHLFSHQLDRIAPGKALHGHQVGVGAVLTEYLHSGERGDWQAVRDALDSIDAPTTADDLGVDDEEVIEALTTAHRIRDRYTILGDGISEDAALEAAVTTGVI; encoded by the coding sequence ATGTTCGAGAAATCCTCGTGGATTCGCCTCCCGCGGAACGTCGTGCTCGGGTCGGGCGTGCTCGACGACGTGGACGAGGTCGTGGCGGACGTCCACTTATCGGGGCGGCCGCTGGTGGTGACGAGTCCGACGCCGAAGGCCGTCGCGGGCGCGCGAGTGCGGGACGCGCTGGCGGACGCCGAGATGGACCCGGCGCTCGCCGTCGTCGACGAGGCGAGCTTCGAGTCCGTCCAGCAGGTGATTGCGGAAGCAGAAGCAGTGAATGCGGGCTACCTCGTCGGCGTCGGCGGCGGGAAGGCCATCGACATCGCGAAGATGGCGAGCGACGAACTCGGCGTCGGCTTCGTCTCCGTCCCGACGGCGGCGAGCCACGACGGCATCGTCTCCGGCCGCGGGTCGGTCCCCGAGGGGGACACGCGGCATTCGGTCGCGGCGGCCCCGCCCATCGTCGTCGTGGCGGACACGGGCGTCATCGCGGACGCGCCGTGGGAGTTGACGACGGCGGGGTGTGCGGACATCATCTCGAACTACACGGCGGTGAAGGACTGGCGGCTGGCGAACCGCCTGAAGAACGTGGAGTACTCGGAGTACGCGGCGGCGCTCTCGGAGATGACCGCCGAGCTGCTCGTGGAGCGCGCGGACAGCATCCGTCCCGGGCTGGAGGAGTCGGCGTGGGTGGTCGTGAAGGCGCTCGTCTCCTCGGGCGTCGCGATGAGCATCGCGGACTCCTCGCGGCCGGCGTCGGGCGCGGAACACCTCTTCAGCCACCAGCTCGACCGCATCGCTCCGGGGAAGGCCCTGCACGGCCATCAGGTCGGCGTCGGCGCGGTCCTCACGGAATACCTCCACTCGGGCGAGCGCGGCGACTGGCAGGCGGTTCGCGACGCGCTCGACAGCATCGACGCCCCGACGACCGCGGACGACCTCGGCGTCGACGACGAGGAAGTCATTGAGGCGCTCACGACCGCCCACCGCATCCGCGACCGCTACACCATCCTCGGCGACGGCATCAGCGAGGACGCCGCGCTCGAAGCCGCCGTCACCACCGGCGTCATCTAG
- a CDS encoding beta-CASP ribonuclease aCPSF1, with translation MSTVEKQLDDLKETIASEVPPDISVTEVKYEGPEVVVYTRDPRKFAEDGDLVRNLASKLRKRITIRPDPDVLSAPEKAREEIMAVIPEDAGVTDLDFHEDTGEVVIEAQKPGMVIGRHGSTLREITQESGWTPEVVRTPPIESSTVSNVRDFLKTERDDRRRILEKVGRQIHREEMADDEYVRITTLGCCREVGRASFVLSTPETRILIDCGDKPGSEDEVPYLQVQEALGAGANTIDAVVLTHAHLDHSALIPLLFKYGYDGPIYCTEPTRDLMGLLTLDYLDVASKEGRTPPYESEMVREAIKHCIPLEYGDVTDIAPDVKLTFHNAGHILGSAVSHFHIGDGLYNVAFSGDIHYEDTRLFNGAVNDFPRVETLVMESTYGGRNDYQTDREDSEERLIEVINETFDRGGKVVIPAFAVGRSQELMLVLEEAMREDKIPTVPIHLDGMIWEATAIHTTYPEYLRDDLRDRIFHEDENPFLADQFNHIDGGEEERMDVAEGDECIVLSTSGMVTGGPIMSWLEHAGPDPDNRLVFVGYQAQGTMGRRIQSGWDEIPIGGEGGRTQRLTLNMDVETVDGFSGHADRAGLMNFVKTMNPRPEKVLCVHGDERSVQDLSSGLYHDHNIRTFAPKNLETFRFL, from the coding sequence ATGAGTACGGTAGAGAAGCAACTCGACGACCTGAAAGAGACGATTGCGAGCGAAGTACCGCCCGACATCTCCGTTACCGAAGTCAAGTACGAAGGCCCGGAGGTGGTCGTGTACACCCGCGACCCCCGGAAGTTCGCCGAAGACGGCGACCTCGTTCGGAACCTCGCGAGCAAACTCCGCAAGCGCATCACCATCCGCCCGGACCCCGACGTCCTCTCCGCGCCCGAGAAAGCGCGCGAGGAGATTATGGCCGTCATCCCGGAGGACGCCGGCGTCACCGACCTCGACTTCCACGAGGACACCGGTGAGGTCGTCATCGAGGCGCAGAAACCCGGAATGGTCATCGGCCGCCACGGCTCGACGCTCCGGGAGATAACGCAGGAATCCGGGTGGACGCCCGAAGTCGTCCGCACGCCCCCCATCGAATCCTCGACGGTCTCCAACGTCCGGGACTTCCTGAAGACGGAGCGCGACGACCGCCGCCGCATCCTCGAAAAGGTCGGCCGACAGATTCACCGCGAGGAGATGGCGGACGACGAGTACGTCCGCATCACGACGCTCGGCTGCTGTCGCGAGGTCGGGCGCGCGTCCTTCGTCCTCTCCACGCCGGAAACCCGCATTCTCATCGACTGCGGCGACAAACCGGGGAGCGAGGACGAAGTCCCCTACCTCCAGGTGCAGGAGGCGCTCGGCGCGGGCGCGAACACCATCGACGCCGTCGTGCTCACGCACGCCCACCTCGACCACTCCGCGCTCATCCCGCTCCTCTTCAAGTACGGCTACGACGGCCCCATCTACTGCACGGAACCCACCCGCGACCTGATGGGCCTCCTGACGCTCGACTACCTCGACGTCGCCTCGAAGGAGGGGCGGACGCCGCCCTACGAGTCCGAGATGGTGCGCGAGGCCATCAAACACTGCATCCCGCTCGAATACGGCGACGTCACCGATATCGCGCCCGACGTGAAGCTCACCTTCCACAACGCCGGGCACATCCTCGGCAGTGCGGTGAGCCACTTCCACATCGGCGACGGCCTCTACAACGTCGCGTTCTCCGGCGACATCCACTACGAGGACACCCGCCTCTTCAACGGCGCGGTGAACGACTTCCCGCGCGTCGAAACCCTCGTCATGGAGTCCACCTACGGCGGCCGGAACGACTACCAGACCGACCGCGAAGACTCCGAGGAACGACTCATCGAAGTCATCAACGAGACCTTCGATAGGGGCGGCAAGGTCGTCATCCCCGCGTTCGCCGTCGGCCGCTCGCAGGAACTCATGCTCGTCTTAGAGGAGGCGATGCGGGAGGACAAGATTCCCACCGTCCCCATCCACCTCGACGGCATGATCTGGGAAGCCACCGCCATCCACACCACCTACCCCGAATACCTCCGCGACGACCTCAGAGACCGCATCTTCCACGAGGACGAGAACCCCTTCCTCGCCGACCAGTTCAACCACATCGACGGCGGCGAAGAAGAACGCATGGACGTCGCCGAGGGCGACGAATGCATCGTCCTCTCCACCTCCGGGATGGTCACCGGCGGCCCCATCATGAGCTGGCTCGAACACGCCGGCCCCGACCCAGACAACCGCCTCGTCTTCGTCGGCTACCAGGCCCAGGGAACCATGGGCCGCCGCATCCAATCCGGCTGGGACGAAATCCCCATCGGCGGCGAAGGCGGCCGCACCCAGCGCCTCACCCTCAACATGGACGTCGAAACCGTCGACGGGTTCTCCGGCCACGCCGACCGCGCCGGCCTCATGAACTTCGTCAAAACGATGAACCCCCGCCCCGAGAAAGTCCTCTGCGTCCACGGCGACGAACGCTCGGTACAGGACCTCTCAAGCGGTCTCTACCACGACCACAACATCCGCACCTTCGCCCCCAAGAACCTCGAAACCTTCCGGTTCCTATAG
- a CDS encoding DUF1810 domain-containing protein, whose product MPDSDDPYDLERFVEAQNPVMEDVKAELRAGEKRTHWMWFVFPQIAGLGRSELARRYAISSRAEAEAYLAHPVLGPRLRECTRLVNAVDGRSAHEIFGSPDDLKFRSSMTLFAAVADDAEPFETALEQYYDGERDPKTRARLDG is encoded by the coding sequence ATGCCGGATTCGGACGACCCCTACGACTTGGAGCGGTTCGTCGAGGCGCAGAATCCCGTGATGGAGGACGTGAAGGCGGAGTTGCGGGCGGGGGAGAAACGCACGCACTGGATGTGGTTCGTGTTCCCGCAGATAGCGGGATTGGGGCGGAGCGAGCTGGCGCGGCGGTACGCGATTTCGTCGCGCGCGGAGGCCGAAGCCTACCTCGCGCATCCCGTGCTCGGGCCGCGGCTCCGGGAGTGCACGAGGCTCGTGAACGCCGTCGACGGCCGCTCGGCGCACGAAATCTTCGGGTCGCCGGACGACCTGAAGTTCCGGTCCTCGATGACGCTCTTCGCCGCCGTCGCCGACGACGCCGAACCGTTCGAGACGGCGCTGGAGCAGTACTACGACGGCGAACGCGACCCGAAAACGCGAGCGCGACTCGACGGCTGA
- a CDS encoding NAD-dependent epimerase/dehydratase family protein: protein MDSVLIIGGTRFIGRHAVEEFLDHDYTVTLFNRGNHDNPFTNRADVRHVQGDRGDDERLLAAKRDVEPDVVVDCVAYFPDEVRRATEIFADVDAYVYVSSGSSYAADDIPKREGVTRLCDCSPDEAVEDSAASYGPRKAEGDRMVFSAAERGVNAMAVRPTVVYGPYDYTERFDYWLHKVNEHDRVVVPGDGTNVWQRVYVEDVASALRIVAEEGEAGEAYNVGDRNALTLEDTVAEAASALDTTVEPVYASDRELATVDLSLTDFPMYRESPHILDTHKLAALGWESTPVREAMQRTVEEHLDSDRTGEDEGPGRQAEERLIGVLEMV from the coding sequence ATGGATTCCGTGCTCATCATCGGCGGGACGCGCTTCATCGGTCGGCACGCGGTCGAGGAGTTCCTCGACCACGACTACACGGTCACGCTCTTCAACCGCGGGAACCACGACAACCCCTTCACGAACCGTGCGGACGTCCGGCACGTGCAGGGCGACCGCGGGGACGACGAGCGGCTGCTCGCGGCGAAGCGCGACGTCGAACCGGACGTGGTCGTCGACTGCGTCGCGTACTTCCCGGACGAGGTGCGGCGGGCGACCGAAATCTTCGCGGACGTCGACGCCTACGTCTACGTTTCCTCGGGGTCGTCGTACGCGGCGGACGACATCCCGAAGCGCGAGGGCGTGACGCGGCTCTGTGACTGCTCGCCCGACGAGGCGGTGGAGGACTCCGCGGCCTCCTACGGCCCGCGGAAGGCCGAGGGCGACCGGATGGTCTTCTCGGCCGCCGAGCGCGGCGTGAACGCGATGGCCGTCCGCCCGACCGTGGTCTACGGTCCCTACGACTACACGGAGCGCTTCGACTACTGGCTGCACAAGGTGAACGAACACGACCGGGTCGTCGTCCCCGGGGACGGGACGAACGTCTGGCAGCGCGTCTACGTGGAGGACGTCGCGAGCGCGCTCCGCATCGTCGCCGAGGAGGGCGAGGCCGGCGAGGCGTACAACGTCGGCGACCGGAACGCGCTCACGCTCGAGGACACCGTCGCGGAGGCGGCGAGCGCGCTCGACACGACCGTCGAACCCGTCTACGCGAGCGACCGCGAACTCGCCACCGTCGACCTCTCCCTCACGGACTTCCCGATGTACCGCGAGTCCCCGCACATCCTCGATACGCACAAGCTCGCGGCGCTCGGCTGGGAGTCCACGCCCGTCCGCGAAGCCATGCAGCGAACAGTGGAAGAACACCTCGACAGCGACCGCACCGGGGAAGACGAAGGGCCGGGTCGGCAGGCCGAAGAACGCCTCATCGGCGTCCTCGAGATGGTCTGA
- the proS gene encoding proline--tRNA ligase, giving the protein MSDEQDLGITESKEYSPGDWYAEVVQKAELASYGPEAMGGFIVVRPRGYALWESLQEHLDTWFKQTGAENASFPMFIPESYLEREKDIVEGFDPEVAWVTHGGYEELEERLAVRPTSESIIAPYMAKWVRSHRDLPLRLNQWNSVVRWEATDTKPFFRTREFLWQEGHTAHASDEEAWAETTLRLDQYQRLYEDVLGIPVLRGQKPEHDKFPGAKATTTVEALMPDGKSVQGGTSHHLGQSFAEAFDITFADEDEVERTAHTTSWGLSWRALGALIMTHSDDQGLVLPPTMAPEQVVIVPIWQEDTKEDVLQYSSEIAAELESSGVRVHLDDRDERNPGFKFNEWELKGVPVRFEIGPNEVEDEEVTVVHRPDGENTVEDRAGVLEWTAEHLDAVYDKLYDAAYENLTENVREASDRADLLGTLGQHKGYVKAPWCGDEACEGEIKDQIHAEIVMVPFEDDAVARTASEFEGERVPEPEHGPEDDCVVCGEDAATTAFFAKSY; this is encoded by the coding sequence ATGAGCGACGAGCAGGATCTCGGCATCACCGAGTCGAAAGAGTACAGCCCCGGCGACTGGTACGCCGAGGTCGTCCAGAAGGCGGAGCTCGCGAGCTACGGCCCGGAGGCGATGGGCGGGTTCATCGTCGTGCGGCCGCGCGGCTACGCGCTCTGGGAGTCCCTCCAGGAGCACCTCGACACGTGGTTCAAGCAGACGGGCGCGGAGAACGCCTCCTTCCCGATGTTCATCCCGGAGTCCTACCTCGAACGGGAGAAGGACATCGTCGAAGGGTTCGACCCCGAGGTGGCGTGGGTGACCCACGGTGGCTACGAGGAGCTCGAAGAGCGGCTCGCGGTCCGGCCGACGTCGGAGTCCATCATCGCGCCGTACATGGCGAAGTGGGTGCGCTCGCACCGCGACCTCCCGCTCCGCCTCAATCAGTGGAACTCCGTCGTGCGGTGGGAGGCGACGGATACGAAGCCGTTCTTCCGCACCCGGGAGTTCCTGTGGCAGGAGGGGCACACGGCGCACGCGTCCGACGAGGAGGCGTGGGCGGAGACGACGCTCCGCCTCGACCAGTACCAGCGCCTCTACGAGGACGTGCTCGGCATCCCCGTCCTCCGCGGGCAGAAGCCCGAGCACGACAAGTTCCCGGGGGCGAAGGCGACGACTACTGTCGAGGCGCTGATGCCGGACGGGAAGTCCGTGCAGGGCGGGACGAGCCACCACCTCGGCCAGTCGTTCGCGGAGGCGTTCGACATCACCTTCGCCGACGAGGACGAGGTGGAGCGGACGGCGCACACGACGTCGTGGGGGCTGTCGTGGCGGGCGCTCGGCGCGCTCATCATGACGCACTCGGACGACCAGGGCCTCGTGCTGCCGCCGACGATGGCCCCCGAGCAGGTCGTCATCGTCCCCATCTGGCAGGAGGACACGAAAGAGGACGTCCTCCAGTACTCCAGCGAAATCGCCGCCGAACTCGAGTCCTCCGGGGTGCGCGTGCACCTCGACGACCGCGACGAGCGCAACCCCGGCTTCAAGTTCAACGAGTGGGAGCTGAAAGGCGTCCCCGTCCGGTTCGAAATCGGCCCGAACGAGGTCGAAGACGAGGAGGTCACCGTGGTCCACCGCCCCGACGGCGAGAACACCGTCGAGGACCGCGCGGGCGTCCTGGAGTGGACGGCGGAGCACCTCGACGCGGTGTACGATAAGCTCTACGACGCGGCCTACGAGAACCTCACGGAGAACGTCCGGGAGGCGTCGGACCGCGCGGACCTGTTAGGAACGCTCGGCCAGCACAAGGGCTACGTGAAGGCCCCGTGGTGCGGCGACGAGGCGTGCGAGGGCGAGATCAAGGACCAGATTCACGCGGAGATCGTGATGGTGCCGTTCGAGGACGACGCGGTCGCGCGGACGGCGTCCGAGTTCGAGGGCGAGCGCGTCCCCGAACCGGAGCACGGCCCAGAGGACGACTGCGTGGTCTGCGGCGAGGACGCGGCGACGACGGCGTTCTTCGCGAAGTCGTACTGA
- the gltB gene encoding glutamate synthase large subunit: MSDPHTKSPAAPVRERANCGVGVVADLDRPANHDVLADALDLLENLEHRGATGAEQNTGDGAGVMIRTPHAFFESVVDDLPERYAAASLFLPADEADRDATVEEVESIVADHGLDIAAWRDVPTDNSGLGQTALDSEPHVAQAFVTPTDDADTAEFDRRLYVASRALRDVSHDRFTVCSFDRETVVYKGLLLATQLQEYYPDLGDDRIETKFAVVHARFSTNTLGAWDLAHPFPNVSHNGEFNTIRGNVNWMRARESDLEGDFSAAELAAVTPVVDDPDQSDTASLDDALGTLLAGGRSLPHAMRMLVPEAWRGNDALSEERRDFYDYHANLVEPWDGPALVIGTDGTRIGAVLDRNGLRPCRYEVTTDGRLVMASEQGALEHDASEVRERGRLAPGELFLADPEDGRIVPEDEVFDDIADDRYGEWVAEHGVRPESSADPTPERPADDLRAQQATFGYTHDELDELLEPMLDVGKDPVGSMGDDTPLAALDDFDRPISTYFRQQFAQVTNPPIDYIREELVTSLEVRLGRQRDLLSETPEHAHRARLDSPILTDGDLAGLRDTDLDDVTVDLTFDASADLADAVDRVRDEAEAAVRDGAELLVLSDRGVDDSTLAVPALLATGAVHHHLVREGLRARTGLVVESASPRTVHDHACLLGQGAGAINPYLGVETIVDIAGAADVTDAEAVETYRSALENGLLTVMARLGISTVESYRGAETFEIIGLDDDLVAEHFSDTPSRTGGRDLDDIEEQLRDRHGVAFDDDPELERQGEFSNRSNGRFHGWNPQSVHALQGAVRGGEYEDFADFSDLVNAENETRALRGLLDIESDRDPVPVEEVEPVEEIVERFSTAAMSLGSLSPEAHENNAEATNAIGAKSNTGEGGEPPERFDTERECSIKQVASGRFGVTSEYLAAADDLQIKMAQGSKPGEGGHLPGSKVNEMIADVRCATPGVGLISPPPQHDIYSIEDLKQLIYDLRAGNPDARVQVKLVSEAGIGTVAAGCAKAGADCIHISGHDGGTGASPKTSIKHAGAPWELGLAEANQLLRETGLRSRVTLRADGGMKTGRDVAVAALLGAEEFAFGTASLVTSGCVMARQCHENTCPVGVATQDEDLRERFPGQPQHVVNFLCFVAQELREIAADLGFTTIDEMVGRTECLSQRDVDDDRLAGIDLASIIAEPAGDDDRHKTREQDSDPEHFDEGVLADIDDALDADGTPVTLDRPVTNADRAVGGRLSNAVVTENGGSGLPDDRVHLDLRGTAGQSLGAWLAPGVTLDLVGGANDYVGKGLSGGKVRISTPADAAFDPAENSLIGNVALYGATDGELYVNGRAGERFAVRNSGAHAVVEGVGDHGCEYMTGGVVAVLGDVGKNFAAGMSGGVAYVHDPDGDLDAKSNTDMVAVSEGFSERDEQALRRLVENHAAYTDSERARGLLEDWEASKSAFVKVMPDAYRDAIAERPERDARRSLPEPAGSDSPAAAGSAD; the protein is encoded by the coding sequence ATGAGCGACCCACACACGAAAAGCCCCGCCGCTCCCGTACGCGAGCGCGCGAACTGTGGCGTCGGCGTCGTCGCCGACCTCGACCGGCCAGCGAACCACGACGTCCTCGCCGACGCGCTCGACCTGTTAGAGAACCTCGAACACCGCGGCGCGACCGGCGCGGAACAGAACACCGGCGACGGCGCGGGCGTCATGATTCGCACGCCCCACGCGTTCTTCGAATCCGTCGTCGACGACCTCCCCGAGCGCTACGCCGCCGCCTCCCTCTTCCTCCCCGCCGACGAGGCCGACCGCGACGCCACCGTCGAAGAGGTCGAATCAATCGTCGCCGACCACGGCCTCGACATCGCCGCGTGGCGCGACGTCCCCACCGACAACAGCGGCCTCGGGCAGACCGCGCTCGACTCGGAACCGCACGTCGCTCAGGCCTTCGTCACGCCGACCGACGACGCGGACACTGCGGAGTTCGACCGCCGCCTCTACGTCGCCTCCCGCGCGCTCCGCGACGTCTCCCACGACCGTTTTACTGTTTGCTCGTTCGACCGCGAGACGGTCGTCTACAAGGGCCTCCTCCTCGCGACCCAGCTCCAAGAGTACTACCCGGACCTCGGCGACGACCGCATCGAGACGAAGTTCGCCGTCGTCCACGCGCGCTTCTCCACGAACACGCTCGGCGCGTGGGACCTCGCCCACCCCTTCCCGAACGTCTCCCACAACGGCGAGTTCAACACGATCAGAGGGAACGTGAACTGGATGCGCGCCCGCGAGAGCGACCTCGAAGGCGACTTTAGCGCTGCCGAGCTCGCGGCCGTCACGCCCGTCGTCGACGACCCCGACCAGTCGGACACGGCGAGCCTCGACGACGCGCTCGGCACGCTCCTCGCCGGCGGTCGGTCCCTCCCGCACGCGATGCGGATGCTCGTCCCCGAAGCCTGGCGGGGCAACGACGCGCTCAGCGAGGAGCGCCGCGACTTCTACGACTACCACGCGAACCTCGTGGAGCCGTGGGACGGCCCCGCGCTCGTCATCGGCACGGACGGAACGCGCATCGGCGCGGTCCTCGACCGGAACGGCCTCCGGCCCTGTCGCTACGAGGTCACGACTGACGGCCGGCTCGTGATGGCGTCCGAGCAGGGCGCGCTCGAACACGACGCGAGCGAAGTCCGCGAGCGCGGCCGGCTCGCCCCCGGCGAACTCTTCCTCGCCGACCCCGAGGACGGCCGAATCGTCCCGGAGGACGAAGTCTTCGACGACATCGCCGACGACCGGTACGGCGAGTGGGTCGCCGAACACGGCGTCCGCCCCGAGTCGAGCGCGGACCCGACGCCCGAGCGGCCCGCTGACGACCTGCGCGCCCAGCAGGCGACCTTCGGCTACACGCACGACGAACTCGACGAGCTCTTAGAGCCGATGCTCGACGTCGGGAAGGACCCCGTCGGGTCGATGGGTGACGACACGCCGCTCGCCGCGCTCGACGACTTCGACCGCCCCATCTCTACTTATTTCCGCCAGCAGTTCGCGCAGGTCACGAACCCCCCCATCGATTACATCCGCGAGGAGCTCGTGACGAGCCTCGAAGTCCGCCTCGGCCGGCAGCGCGACCTCCTCTCGGAGACGCCCGAGCACGCCCACCGCGCGCGCCTCGACTCGCCCATCCTGACGGACGGCGACCTCGCGGGCCTCCGCGACACCGACCTCGACGACGTCACCGTCGACCTCACCTTTGACGCTTCCGCCGACCTCGCGGACGCCGTCGACCGCGTGCGCGACGAAGCCGAAGCCGCGGTGCGCGACGGCGCGGAACTCCTCGTGCTCTCCGACCGCGGCGTCGACGACTCGACGCTCGCCGTCCCGGCGCTCCTCGCGACCGGCGCGGTCCACCACCACCTCGTCCGCGAGGGCCTCCGCGCCCGCACCGGCCTCGTCGTCGAATCCGCCTCCCCGCGCACCGTCCACGACCACGCCTGCCTCCTCGGGCAGGGCGCGGGCGCAATCAACCCCTACCTCGGCGTCGAAACCATCGTCGACATCGCCGGGGCCGCGGACGTCACCGACGCCGAAGCCGTCGAAACCTACCGCAGCGCGCTCGAAAACGGCCTTCTCACCGTGATGGCGCGTCTCGGCATCTCCACCGTCGAGTCCTACCGCGGCGCGGAGACGTTCGAGATTATCGGCCTCGACGACGACCTCGTCGCCGAACACTTCTCGGACACGCCGTCGCGGACGGGCGGCCGCGACCTCGACGACATCGAGGAACAGCTCCGCGACCGCCACGGCGTCGCGTTCGACGACGACCCCGAACTCGAACGGCAGGGCGAGTTCTCGAACCGTTCGAACGGCCGGTTCCACGGCTGGAACCCGCAGTCCGTCCACGCGCTCCAGGGCGCGGTCCGCGGGGGCGAGTACGAGGACTTCGCGGACTTCTCCGACCTCGTGAACGCCGAGAACGAGACGCGCGCGCTCCGCGGCCTCCTCGACATCGAGAGCGACCGCGACCCCGTTCCCGTCGAGGAGGTCGAGCCCGTCGAGGAGATCGTCGAGCGGTTCTCCACCGCCGCGATGAGCCTCGGGAGTCTGAGCCCGGAGGCCCACGAGAATAACGCCGAGGCGACGAACGCCATCGGCGCGAAATCCAACACCGGCGAGGGCGGCGAGCCCCCGGAGCGCTTCGACACGGAGCGCGAGTGCAGCATCAAGCAGGTGGCGTCCGGCCGGTTCGGCGTGACGAGCGAGTACCTCGCCGCCGCCGACGACCTCCAGATCAAGATGGCGCAGGGCTCGAAACCCGGCGAGGGCGGCCACCTCCCGGGCTCGAAGGTGAACGAGATGATCGCGGACGTGCGGTGTGCGACGCCGGGCGTCGGCCTCATCAGCCCGCCGCCACAGCACGACATCTACAGCATCGAGGACCTGAAACAGCTCATCTACGACCTCCGCGCCGGCAACCCCGACGCGCGCGTACAGGTCAAACTCGTCTCCGAAGCCGGCATCGGGACCGTCGCCGCGGGCTGCGCGAAAGCGGGCGCGGACTGCATCCACATCTCCGGCCACGACGGCGGGACGGGCGCGAGCCCGAAGACGTCCATCAAGCACGCCGGCGCGCCGTGGGAGCTCGGGCTCGCGGAAGCGAACCAGCTCCTCCGCGAGACCGGCCTGCGTTCCCGCGTCACTCTCCGCGCGGACGGCGGGATGAAGACCGGTCGCGACGTCGCCGTCGCCGCCCTCCTCGGCGCGGAGGAGTTCGCCTTCGGCACCGCCTCGCTCGTTACTTCCGGGTGTGTCATGGCCCGGCAGTGCCACGAGAACACGTGTCCCGTCGGTGTCGCCACGCAGGACGAGGACCTCAGAGAGCGCTTCCCCGGCCAGCCCCAGCACGTCGTCAACTTCCTCTGCTTCGTCGCCCAGGAACTCCGCGAGATCGCCGCCGACCTCGGCTTTACGACTATCGACGAGATGGTCGGCCGCACGGAGTGCCTCAGCCAGCGCGACGTCGACGACGACCGCCTCGCCGGCATCGACCTCGCCTCCATCATCGCGGAACCCGCGGGCGACGACGACCGCCACAAGACCCGCGAACAGGACTCCGACCCCGAGCACTTCGACGAAGGCGTCCTCGCCGACATCGACGACGCGCTCGACGCCGACGGGACGCCGGTCACCCTCGACCGCCCCGTCACGAACGCGGACCGCGCCGTCGGCGGCCGCCTCAGCAACGCCGTCGTCACGGAGAACGGCGGCAGCGGCCTCCCCGACGACCGCGTCCACCTCGACCTCCGCGGCACCGCCGGCCAGTCCCTCGGCGCGTGGCTCGCCCCCGGCGTCACCCTCGACCTCGTCGGCGGCGCGAACGACTACGTCGGCAAGGGCCTCTCCGGCGGCAAAGTCCGCATCTCCACGCCCGCCGACGCCGCCTTCGACCCCGCCGAGAACAGCCTCATCGGCAACGTCGCGCTCTACGGCGCGACCGACGGCGAACTCTACGTGAACGGCCGCGCCGGCGAGCGGTTCGCCGTCCGCAACTCGGGCGCGCACGCCGTCGTCGAAGGCGTCGGCGACCACGGCTGTGAGTACATGACCGGCGGCGTCGTCGCCGTCCTCGGCGACGTGGGGAAGAACTTCGCTGCCGGCATGAGCGGCGGTGTCGCGTACGTCCACGACCCCGACGGCGACCTCGACGCGAAGTCGAACACGGACATGGTCGCAGTTTCGGAGGGCTTCTCCGAGCGCGACGAACAGGCGCTCCGCCGCCTCGTCGAGAACCACGCCGCCTACACCGACTCCGAGCGCGCCCGCGGCCTCCTCGAAGACTGGGAGGCGAGCAAGAGCGCGTTCGTGAAGGTGATGCCGGACGCCTACCGCGACGCCATCGCCGAACGCCCCGAGCGCGACGCGCGCCGCAGCCTCCCCGAACCCGCCGGCAGCGACTCCCCCGCCGCCGCCGGCAGCGCCGACTAA